The Lycium barbarum isolate Lr01 chromosome 9, ASM1917538v2, whole genome shotgun sequence genome has a segment encoding these proteins:
- the LOC132610515 gene encoding uncharacterized protein LOC132610515, whose translation MDSARSWFQKFQPRDRLRSSTKKTKDSMGSGREDPQPPMSAEEASNVTKQRVAAAKQYIENHYKEQMRSLQERKERRSVLEKKLADADVSEEDQNNLLKFHEKKETEYMRLQRHKMGADDFELLTMIGKGAFGEVRVCREKTTGSVYAMKKLKKSEMLRRGQVEHVKAERNLLAEVDSNCIVKLYCSFQDDEFLYLIMEYLPGGDMMTLLMRKDTLTEDEARFYVAETVLAIESIHIHNYIHRDIKPDNLLLDRYGHLRLSDFGLCKPLDCSTLEEKDFAGDSVHGSSRSASAPKRTQQEQLQHWQKNRRTLAYSTVGTPDYIAPEVLLKKGYGMECDWWSLGAIMYEMLVGYPPFYSDDPMSTCRKIVNWKSHLKFPEEAKLSSEAEDLISKLLCNVTQRLGSNGADEIKVHPWFKGIDWERIYHMDAAFIPEVNDELDTQNFEKFEESESHSQSASRSGPWRKMLSSKDINFVGYTYKNFEIVNDYQADGMAELKKKNTKSKRPTIKALFEDESEGSESSNSQRSQGSFVNLMPP comes from the exons ATGGATTCGGCAAGAAGTTGGTTCCAGAAGTTTCAACCACGAGATCGGTTAAGGTCATCGACCAAGAAAACAAAAGATTCAATGGGTAGTGGAAGAGAAGATCCCCAGCCTCCTATGTCAGCTGAAGAGGCCTCCAATGTAACGAAGCAAAGGGTCGCTGCAGCGAAACAATACATTGAGAATCATTACAAGGAACAGATGAGAAGTTTGCAGGAGAGAAAGGAGCG TCGAAGTGTATTGGAAAAGAAGCTTGCGGATGCTGATGTCTCAGAGGAAGATCAAAATAATCTACTGAAATTTCATGAAAAGAAGGAAACTGAATACATGCGTCTGCAAAGGCACAAAATGGGAGCtgatgattttgagttattaacaATGATCGGGAAGGGTGCATTTGGGGAG GTAAGAGTTTGTAGAGAGAAAACAACGGGCTCTGTATATGCAATGAAAAAACTTAAGAAATCAGAAATGCTACGTAGAGGACAG GTTGAGCATGTAAAAGCTGAAAGGAATCTGCTCGCAGAGGTGGACAGTAATTGCATTGTCAAACTCTATTGTTCTTTCCAAGATGATGAGTTTCTTTATCTTATCATGGAATATCTACCTGGTGGTGATATGATGACCCTACTCATGAGGAAGGATACACTAACTGAAGATGAAGCCAGATTTTATGTTGCTGAGACTGTTTTGGCTATAGAATCTATCCATatacataattatatacacag AGACATTAAGCCTGATAACTTGCTGCTTGATAGATACGGTCATTTGAGACTATCAGATTTTGGACTATGTAAGCCATTAGACTGCAGCACGCTAGAAGAGAAGGATTTCGCTGGTGATAGTGTACATGGATCTTCCCGGAGTGCTTCAGCACCAAAACGCACTCAGCAAGAGCAATTACAACATTGGCAGAAAAATAGGAGGACACTT GCATATTCTACAGTGGGTACACCAGACTATATAGCTCCTGAAGTCCTGCTGAAGAAAGGTTATGGAATGGAGTGCGATTG GTGGTCACTTGGTGCTATTATGTATGAAATGCTAGTGGGCTATCCACCTTTCTATTCTGATGATCCCATGTCAACATGTCGCAAG ATAGTAAACTGGAAATCACATTTAAAGTTTCCAGAGGAAGCAAAGCTATCTTCAGAAGCGGAAGATCTTATTAGCAAACTCCTTTGCAATGTTACCCAGAGACTAGGTTCAAATGGTGCTGATGAAATAAAG GTCCACCCTTGGTTTAAAGGAATAGACTGGGAGAGAATCTATCATATGGACGCTGCCTTCATCCCTGAGGTTAATGATGAGTTGGACACCCAAAACTTTGAAAAGTTTGAAGAG TCTGAATCTCATTCTCAGAGTGCATCAAGATCTGGTCCTTGGAGAAAG ATGCTCTCATCGAAGGACATCAACTTTGTGGGGTACACGTACAAAAACTTTGAAATCGTGAATGATTACCAAGCGGATGGAATgg CTGAACTTAAGAAGAAGAATACCAAGTCAAAGAGGCCAACAATCAAAGCACTATTCG AGGACGAGTCAGAAGGATCAGAGTCGAGTAATTCTCAGCGATCCCAAGGAAGCTTTGTAAATCTCATGCCTCCATGA